Proteins encoded by one window of Streptacidiphilus sp. PB12-B1b:
- a CDS encoding AAA family ATPase: MIDQHLPCPPPRATVQELRLSAFKSHTGSALPLGPVTLLHGDSGAGKSNALDALVALSGLAGGGELEEALSGVRGGLPGCVPHGRQGFRLGCSVGTPQGTVGLDVTVRTDGRPRVAAERLDLDGHPLLRTGEEDRARGRINAAWFSGGRQRDIQAPLSASSLLTAQLPLRVAGATAGERQVLTAVEQLLTALRELFVIDPVPGLMRGWDQELDDARLRSSGENLSAVIARLQGECRIRYGKLVRAVRAGSPHPVVGLGVLREAATGAARVTAALDEGGGRWTPAALLGAGTLRRLAFATVLLTGPEVLQMRSAAEVPDADRLLTVLAEDLDPDLYPVLLPLADEVAARGHVRLLATGRAPAELPGVLDVHCRRDPVTGGSDLVPAAAAASATMAP, from the coding sequence GTGATCGATCAACACCTGCCCTGCCCCCCGCCCCGCGCCACCGTCCAGGAGCTGCGGCTGTCCGCCTTCAAGTCCCATACCGGCTCGGCGCTGCCGCTGGGCCCGGTCACCCTGCTGCACGGCGACTCCGGCGCGGGCAAGTCCAACGCCCTGGACGCGCTGGTCGCCCTGTCCGGGCTGGCCGGCGGCGGGGAGCTGGAGGAGGCCCTGTCCGGGGTCCGCGGCGGCCTGCCCGGCTGCGTGCCGCACGGACGCCAGGGCTTCCGGCTCGGCTGCTCGGTCGGCACCCCGCAGGGGACGGTCGGCCTCGACGTCACGGTCCGCACCGACGGCCGCCCCCGGGTGGCCGCCGAACGGCTGGACCTGGACGGGCACCCGCTGCTGCGCACCGGCGAGGAGGACCGGGCCCGCGGCCGGATCAACGCCGCCTGGTTCAGCGGCGGGCGGCAGCGCGACATCCAGGCCCCGCTGTCGGCCTCCTCGCTGCTCACCGCGCAGCTGCCGCTGCGGGTCGCGGGCGCCACGGCGGGCGAGCGGCAGGTGCTCACCGCCGTCGAGCAGCTGCTCACCGCGCTGCGCGAACTCTTCGTCATCGATCCCGTCCCCGGGCTGATGCGCGGCTGGGACCAGGAGCTGGACGACGCCCGGCTGCGCAGCTCCGGGGAGAACCTGTCGGCGGTGATCGCCCGGCTCCAGGGCGAGTGCCGGATCCGCTACGGCAAGCTGGTCCGGGCCGTGCGCGCGGGCAGCCCGCACCCGGTGGTCGGGCTCGGGGTGCTGCGCGAGGCCGCGACCGGTGCCGCCCGGGTGACCGCCGCCCTGGACGAGGGCGGCGGCCGCTGGACCCCGGCGGCGCTGCTGGGCGCCGGGACACTGCGCCGGCTGGCCTTCGCCACCGTGCTGCTGACCGGCCCCGAGGTGCTGCAGATGCGCTCGGCGGCCGAGGTCCCGGACGCCGACCGGCTGCTCACCGTGCTGGCCGAGGACCTCGACCCGGACCTCTACCCGGTGCTGCTGCCGCTCGCGGACGAGGTGGCCGCCCGCGGCCATGTGCGGCTGCTGGCCACCGGCCGCGCACCGGCGGAGCTGCCCGGCGTGCTGGACGTCCACTGCCGCCGCGATCCGGTGACCGGCGGCAGCGACCTGGTTCCCGCCGCCGCGGCGGCGTCCGCGACAATGGCGCCATGA
- a CDS encoding chemotaxis protein, with translation MYRALTPATLAELRRPRRYPAVSILMPTHRREPDNAQDPVRLRNLVAEAKERVHADPDVSRADRLDVSAQLDKALAEVDLVHADEGLAILVAPGENQVWSLSRSVPPRVVIAETFLTRNLVATQAYNQPYWVLVVSADHASLWSGGPERVAEHTDGAFPLSRSLEDPDSERKERIGDLPSTYTDELTRQFLREVDVAVGTVLGTESRPLYVVGEAAALALLGDVGTAAKGAAARVPHGGLAQGPAEAVWQTVRPAVEAQSAKEDAAALGELDRARSRKEFAAGIDEVWQKVSTGRVALLAVEENYQVTVREDGEHLVHADPGEQGAREDMVDEVVEQALDTGAQVRFVPDGELADSGQIAAVLRY, from the coding sequence ATGTACCGCGCTCTCACTCCCGCCACCCTCGCCGAGCTGCGTCGTCCTCGCCGCTACCCCGCCGTGTCGATCCTGATGCCGACGCACCGGCGCGAGCCGGACAACGCCCAGGACCCGGTACGGCTGCGCAACCTGGTGGCGGAGGCCAAGGAGCGGGTGCACGCCGACCCGGACGTCTCCCGGGCCGACCGGCTCGACGTCTCCGCGCAGCTGGACAAGGCGTTGGCCGAGGTCGACCTGGTGCACGCGGACGAGGGGCTGGCCATCCTGGTGGCGCCCGGCGAGAACCAGGTGTGGTCGCTCAGCCGCAGCGTGCCGCCCCGGGTGGTGATCGCGGAGACCTTCCTGACCCGCAATTTGGTGGCGACCCAGGCGTACAACCAGCCCTACTGGGTGCTGGTCGTCTCCGCCGACCACGCGAGCCTGTGGAGCGGCGGCCCGGAGCGCGTCGCCGAGCACACCGACGGGGCCTTCCCGCTCTCCCGCAGCCTGGAGGACCCGGACTCGGAGCGCAAGGAGCGCATCGGCGACCTGCCCAGCACCTACACCGACGAGCTGACCCGGCAGTTCCTGCGGGAGGTGGACGTCGCCGTGGGCACCGTGCTCGGCACCGAATCCCGCCCGCTGTACGTGGTGGGCGAGGCGGCCGCGCTGGCGCTGCTGGGCGACGTCGGCACGGCGGCCAAGGGGGCCGCCGCCCGGGTGCCGCACGGCGGCCTGGCCCAGGGCCCGGCCGAGGCGGTGTGGCAGACGGTCCGCCCGGCGGTCGAGGCCCAGTCCGCCAAGGAGGACGCCGCCGCGCTCGGCGAGCTGGACCGGGCCCGCAGCCGCAAGGAGTTCGCGGCCGGGATCGACGAGGTGTGGCAGAAGGTGAGCACCGGGCGGGTGGCGCTGCTGGCGGTCGAGGAGAACTACCAGGTGACCGTCCGCGAGGACGGCGAGCACCTGGTCCACGCCGACCCGGGCGAGCAGGGCGCACGCGAGGACATGGTGGACGAGGTGGTCGAGCAGGCCCTGGACACCGGGGCGCAGGTGCGCTTCGTCCCGGACGGCGAGCTGGCCGACTCCGGGCAGATCGCGGCCGTGCTGCGCTACTGA
- the argF gene encoding ornithine carbamoyltransferase translates to MAFNLRHRHFLKELDFTPQEFRFLLDLSAQLKAAKYAGTEQPRLRGRNIALIFEKGSTRTRCAFEVAAADQGAHTTYLDPSGSHLGSKESVKDSARVLGRMFDGIQYRGFGQEVVEELAAHAGVPVWNGLTDEWHPTQMLADVLTIEEHSTKPTAEVALAYLGDARNNMGHSLLVTGALLGMDIRVVAPRRLWPAAEVQAQAQALAARTGARITVTEDVPAGVRGADFLYTDVWVSMGEPKEVWDERIELLTPYQVSMDTVRATGNPAVKFLHCLPAFHDLGTEVARQLHATTGLTELEVTDELFESPHSIVFDQAENRLHTIKAVMVATLGD, encoded by the coding sequence ATGGCCTTCAATCTGCGGCATCGGCACTTCCTCAAGGAGCTGGACTTCACCCCCCAGGAGTTCCGCTTCCTGCTCGACCTGTCGGCGCAGTTGAAGGCGGCCAAGTACGCCGGTACCGAGCAGCCCCGGCTGCGCGGCCGGAACATCGCGCTCATCTTCGAGAAGGGCTCCACCCGCACCCGCTGCGCCTTCGAGGTCGCGGCGGCGGACCAGGGCGCGCACACCACCTATCTGGACCCCAGCGGCTCGCACCTGGGCAGCAAGGAGTCGGTGAAGGACAGCGCCCGGGTCCTCGGCCGGATGTTCGACGGCATCCAGTACCGGGGCTTCGGGCAGGAGGTGGTCGAGGAGCTGGCCGCGCACGCGGGCGTGCCGGTGTGGAACGGGCTGACCGACGAGTGGCACCCCACCCAGATGCTGGCCGACGTCCTCACCATCGAGGAGCACAGCACCAAGCCGACGGCCGAGGTCGCCCTGGCCTACCTCGGCGACGCCCGCAACAACATGGGCCACTCGCTGCTGGTCACCGGCGCGCTGCTGGGCATGGACATCCGCGTGGTCGCCCCCCGGCGGCTGTGGCCGGCGGCGGAGGTCCAGGCGCAGGCGCAGGCGCTGGCCGCCCGCACCGGCGCCCGGATCACCGTCACCGAGGACGTCCCGGCCGGAGTGCGCGGCGCGGACTTCCTCTACACCGACGTCTGGGTGTCCATGGGCGAGCCCAAGGAGGTCTGGGACGAGCGGATCGAGCTGCTGACGCCGTACCAGGTCTCCATGGACACCGTCCGGGCCACCGGCAATCCGGCGGTGAAGTTCCTGCACTGCCTGCCGGCCTTCCACGACCTGGGCACCGAGGTGGCCCGGCAGCTGCACGCCACCACCGGCCTGACCGAGCTGGAGGTCACCGACGAGCTGTTCGAGTCCCCGCACTCGATCGTCTTCGACCAGGCCGAGAACCGGCTGCACACGATCAAGGCGGTCATGGTCGCCACCCTCGGCGACTGA
- a CDS encoding toxin-antitoxin system HicB family antitoxin, with the protein MTKKQLNVRVDATTAEIARSRAEEEGISMNQYIEKLVQQDMGEVGRSFVDAAAQFMKEYEAAFLAEFGEHEGTGGRR; encoded by the coding sequence ATGACTAAGAAGCAGCTGAACGTCCGGGTGGACGCCACCACTGCCGAGATCGCCCGGTCCAGGGCCGAAGAGGAGGGGATCAGCATGAACCAGTACATCGAGAAGCTGGTCCAGCAGGACATGGGCGAGGTCGGCCGCTCCTTCGTGGACGCCGCCGCCCAGTTCATGAAGGAGTACGAGGCGGCGTTCCTCGCCGAGTTCGGCGAGCACGAGGGGACGGGCGGGCGCCGTTGA
- a CDS encoding putative RNA methyltransferase — protein sequence MLQDIVEYLACPHCGQPLALADGGGPLHCPARHTFDVARQGYANLLPGDAHTGTGDTAAMVAARQEFLGAGHYAPIAAALAGAVPRDSDCVADLGAGTGYYLAAVLEALPQARGLALDISKFALRRAARSHPRTGAVVCDAWRPLPLRDRSVSAVLNVFAPRNGPEIRRVLRPGGTLLVVAPTPRHLGELVGELGLLGVDDRKQERLSATLGPHLEYQGSSEHTFPMLLDHPAVRTVVDMGPSAWHTDPAELDRRIAALPLPAPVTASVTLSAFTRS from the coding sequence GTGCTGCAGGACATCGTGGAGTACCTGGCCTGCCCCCACTGCGGGCAGCCCCTGGCGCTCGCCGACGGCGGCGGCCCGCTGCACTGCCCCGCCCGGCACACCTTCGACGTCGCCCGCCAAGGCTACGCCAACCTGCTGCCCGGCGACGCGCACACCGGCACCGGCGACACCGCCGCCATGGTCGCCGCCCGCCAGGAGTTCCTCGGCGCGGGCCACTACGCGCCGATCGCCGCCGCGCTGGCCGGGGCCGTGCCCCGGGACAGCGACTGCGTCGCCGACCTCGGCGCCGGAACCGGCTACTACCTGGCCGCCGTGCTGGAGGCGCTGCCGCAGGCCCGGGGGCTGGCGCTGGACATCTCCAAGTTCGCGCTGCGCCGCGCCGCCCGCTCCCACCCCCGTACCGGCGCCGTGGTCTGCGACGCCTGGCGGCCGCTGCCGCTGCGCGACCGGTCCGTCTCGGCGGTGCTCAACGTGTTCGCTCCGCGCAACGGCCCGGAGATCCGCCGGGTGCTGCGGCCCGGCGGAACCCTGCTCGTGGTCGCGCCGACCCCGCGTCACCTGGGCGAGCTGGTCGGCGAACTGGGGCTGCTCGGGGTGGACGACCGCAAGCAGGAGCGGCTGTCCGCCACCCTCGGCCCGCACCTGGAGTACCAGGGCAGCAGCGAGCACACCTTCCCGATGCTGCTGGACCACCCGGCCGTGCGCACCGTGGTGGACATGGGCCCCAGCGCCTGGCACACCGACCCGGCCGAGCTCGACCGCCGGATCGCCGCGCTGCCGCTGCCCGCCCCGGTCACCGCCTCGGTCACGCTCAGCGCGTTCACTCGTTCGTAG
- a CDS encoding nucleotide pyrophosphohydrolase, translating to MSDHAEAGGGLDVPELQQRLRAFATARDWGPFHTPKNLAAALSVEASELLEIFQWLTPEQSAAVMSDPKTAHQVEDEVADVLAYLLQFCSALDVDPLTALAAKIERNELRFPVGGTPPLDGS from the coding sequence ATGAGTGATCACGCTGAGGCCGGGGGCGGCCTGGACGTACCGGAGCTGCAGCAGCGGCTGCGCGCCTTTGCGACGGCACGGGACTGGGGGCCTTTCCACACCCCGAAGAACCTGGCGGCGGCGCTGAGCGTGGAGGCGTCCGAACTGCTGGAGATCTTCCAGTGGCTGACGCCGGAACAGTCCGCGGCCGTGATGAGCGACCCGAAGACGGCCCACCAGGTCGAGGACGAGGTGGCGGACGTGCTCGCCTACCTGCTGCAGTTCTGCTCGGCGCTGGACGTCGATCCGCTGACGGCGCTGGCCGCCAAGATCGAGCGCAATGAGCTGCGCTTCCCGGTCGGCGGCACCCCGCCGCTGGACGGCTCCTGA
- a CDS encoding class I SAM-dependent RNA methyltransferase, which produces MVGQRYEVEVGPVAHGGHCVARHEGRVLFVRHALPGERVVAEVTDGSASSRFLRADAVEVLTASKDRVEPPCPFSGPGRCGGCDWQHAAPGAQRKLKVQVVTEQLRQLAKLTPAEAGWDGSVEPVGGKLPAGVVPRWRTRVQYAVDPATGRAGLRRHRSHEVQPVDGCLIAAEGVAELGVESRSWDGMATVEAVAASGSSDRQIILTPRDDARLPIVELDRPVSVMRIDGHGGLHRVHGRSFVRERAAGRTWRVADGGFWQIHPDAPDLLVSAVLEGLDPQEGENALDLYCGVGLFAGALADRLGEQGAVLGIESSKQSVADARHNLADLIGDGRVRIECDRVERLLPRTGITETDLVVLDPPRAGAGRDTVRHLAGLGPRRIAYVACDPAALARDLSFFAAVGYRPVSLRAFDLFPMTHHVECVAVLEPVAAR; this is translated from the coding sequence CTGGTCGGACAGCGGTACGAGGTGGAGGTGGGGCCGGTCGCCCACGGCGGCCACTGCGTGGCCCGCCACGAGGGCCGGGTGCTGTTCGTGCGGCACGCGCTTCCCGGTGAGCGCGTCGTCGCCGAGGTCACCGACGGCTCGGCCTCCTCGCGCTTCCTGCGCGCGGACGCGGTCGAGGTGCTGACCGCCTCCAAGGACCGGGTCGAGCCGCCGTGCCCGTTCTCCGGCCCGGGCCGCTGCGGCGGCTGCGACTGGCAGCACGCCGCCCCCGGCGCGCAGCGCAAGCTCAAGGTGCAGGTGGTCACCGAGCAGCTGCGGCAGCTGGCCAAGCTGACCCCGGCCGAGGCCGGCTGGGACGGCAGCGTCGAGCCGGTCGGCGGCAAGCTCCCGGCCGGCGTGGTGCCCCGCTGGCGCACCCGGGTGCAGTACGCCGTCGACCCGGCCACCGGCAGGGCCGGGCTGCGCCGCCACCGCTCGCACGAGGTGCAGCCGGTCGACGGCTGCCTGATCGCCGCCGAGGGCGTGGCCGAGCTGGGCGTGGAGTCCCGCTCGTGGGACGGCATGGCGACGGTGGAGGCGGTCGCCGCGAGCGGATCGTCCGACCGTCAGATCATCCTGACGCCGCGGGACGACGCCCGGCTGCCGATCGTGGAACTGGACCGGCCGGTGTCGGTGATGCGGATCGACGGGCACGGCGGGCTGCACCGGGTGCACGGGCGGTCCTTCGTGCGCGAGCGGGCCGCCGGGCGCACCTGGCGGGTCGCCGACGGCGGCTTCTGGCAGATCCACCCGGACGCCCCCGACCTGCTGGTCTCCGCGGTCCTGGAGGGCCTGGACCCGCAGGAGGGCGAGAACGCGCTGGACCTGTACTGCGGCGTCGGCCTGTTCGCCGGGGCGCTGGCCGACCGGCTCGGCGAGCAGGGCGCGGTACTGGGCATCGAGTCGTCCAAGCAGTCCGTCGCCGACGCCCGGCACAACCTGGCCGACCTGATCGGCGACGGCCGGGTGCGGATCGAGTGCGACCGGGTCGAGCGGCTGCTGCCGCGCACCGGCATCACCGAGACCGACCTGGTGGTGCTGGACCCGCCGCGGGCCGGAGCGGGCCGGGACACCGTCCGCCACCTGGCCGGCCTGGGCCCGCGCCGGATCGCCTATGTCGCCTGCGACCCGGCGGCGCTGGCGCGCGACCTGTCGTTCTTCGCGGCGGTCGGCTACCGGCCGGTCAGCCTGCGGGCCTTCGACCTATTCCCGATGACGCACCACGTGGAGTGCGTGGCCGTCCTGGAGCCGGTCGCGGCCCGGTAG
- a CDS encoding APC family permease: protein MSKLTGLPKRILIGRALQNDRLGETLLPKRIALPVFASDALSSVAYAPEQIFLALSVAGISTIHYSWWVGGVVALVMLVVVASYRQNVHAYPSGGGDYEVATVNLGGNAGLTVAAALMVDYVLTVAVSTTSGVANLVSAVPSLHGHEVAISVTLVVLLMGMNLRGVRESGTAFAIPTYGFMIGILGLTGYAAIRHFGFGTNMHAASSGFHLVAEPGHSNLAGLAMVFLLLKTFSSGCAALTGVEAISNGVPAFRKPKSKNAATTLLMMAVMAVIMMMGIIWMGNLTGLKMAGSNSQLLGAPSGYQQKTALAQISQAVFSNFTPGFYFIAAVTGLILVLAANTAFNGFPVLGSILAQDRYLPRQLHTRGDRLAFSNGIIALAAVAIVFIIGYGANPDRLIQLYIIGVFVSFNMSQTGMIRHWTRLLKTETDPAVRRRMMRSRVINSIGLTCTACVLVVVLSTKFLAGAWMSCLLMVVFFILMKAIRKHYDRVSAELAAAEERPDEALLPSRVHSVVLVSKLHKPTLRALAYAQLSRSAKTSTLEALTVSVDQGDTAALRADWERRGIEIPLKVLDSPYREVTRPVVEYVRNLRRTSPRDVVTVYIPEYVVGHWYEHLLHNQSALRLKGRLLFTPGVMVTSVPWQLESSERRRKPVEWSAPGQIRRGSPNRLQNRDAHRAGRGVGQDSGQSTSQSTSQSSKDSNE, encoded by the coding sequence GTGTCCAAACTCACCGGCTTGCCCAAGCGCATCCTGATCGGTCGCGCCCTCCAGAACGACAGACTCGGCGAGACGCTGCTCCCCAAGCGGATCGCTCTGCCAGTCTTCGCCTCCGACGCGCTCTCCTCCGTCGCCTACGCCCCGGAGCAGATCTTCCTGGCCCTCTCCGTGGCCGGGATCTCCACCATCCACTACTCGTGGTGGGTCGGTGGGGTGGTGGCGCTGGTGATGCTCGTGGTCGTCGCCTCCTACCGGCAGAACGTCCACGCGTATCCCAGCGGCGGCGGCGACTACGAGGTGGCCACGGTCAACCTCGGGGGCAATGCCGGTCTGACCGTCGCGGCCGCGCTGATGGTCGACTACGTGCTCACCGTCGCCGTGTCCACCACCTCCGGCGTCGCCAACCTGGTCTCGGCCGTGCCCTCGCTGCACGGCCACGAGGTGGCGATCTCGGTGACGCTGGTCGTCCTGCTGATGGGGATGAACCTGCGCGGGGTGCGCGAGTCGGGCACGGCCTTCGCCATCCCCACCTACGGCTTCATGATCGGCATCCTCGGCCTGACCGGCTACGCGGCCATCCGGCACTTCGGCTTCGGCACCAACATGCACGCCGCCAGCTCCGGGTTCCACCTGGTCGCCGAGCCCGGCCACAGCAACCTGGCCGGCCTGGCGATGGTGTTCCTGCTGCTGAAGACCTTCTCCTCGGGCTGCGCCGCCCTCACCGGCGTCGAGGCGATCAGCAACGGCGTCCCGGCCTTCCGCAAGCCCAAGAGCAAGAACGCCGCCACCACGCTGCTGATGATGGCGGTGATGGCGGTCATCATGATGATGGGCATCATCTGGATGGGGAACCTGACCGGCCTGAAGATGGCCGGCAGCAACAGCCAGCTGCTCGGCGCCCCGTCGGGCTACCAGCAGAAGACCGCGCTGGCGCAGATCAGCCAGGCCGTCTTCAGCAACTTCACCCCCGGCTTCTACTTCATCGCCGCGGTCACCGGCCTGATCCTGGTGCTGGCCGCCAACACCGCGTTCAACGGCTTCCCGGTGCTCGGCTCGATCCTCGCCCAGGACCGCTACCTGCCGCGCCAGCTGCACACCCGCGGCGACCGGCTGGCGTTCTCCAACGGCATCATCGCGCTGGCGGCCGTGGCCATCGTCTTCATCATCGGCTACGGGGCCAACCCGGACCGGCTGATCCAGCTGTACATCATCGGCGTCTTCGTCTCCTTCAACATGAGCCAGACCGGCATGATCCGGCACTGGACCCGGCTGCTGAAGACCGAGACCGACCCGGCCGTGCGCCGCCGGATGATGCGCAGCCGGGTGATCAACAGCATCGGCCTGACCTGCACCGCCTGCGTGCTGGTGGTCGTGCTGAGCACCAAGTTCCTGGCCGGCGCCTGGATGTCCTGCCTGCTGATGGTGGTGTTCTTCATCCTGATGAAGGCCATCCGCAAGCACTACGACCGGGTCTCCGCCGAGCTGGCCGCCGCCGAGGAGCGCCCGGACGAGGCGCTGCTGCCTTCGCGGGTGCACTCGGTGGTGCTGGTCTCCAAGCTGCACAAGCCGACCCTGCGGGCGCTGGCGTACGCGCAGCTCAGCCGGTCCGCCAAGACCTCCACGCTGGAGGCGCTGACGGTCAGCGTCGACCAGGGCGACACCGCCGCGCTGCGCGCCGACTGGGAGCGCCGCGGCATCGAGATCCCGCTGAAGGTGCTGGACTCGCCCTACCGCGAGGTCACCCGCCCGGTCGTGGAGTACGTCCGCAACCTGCGCCGGACCAGCCCGCGCGACGTGGTCACGGTCTACATCCCGGAGTACGTCGTCGGCCACTGGTACGAGCACCTGCTGCACAACCAGAGCGCGCTGCGGCTCAAGGGGCGGCTGCTGTTCACCCCTGGCGTGATGGTGACCTCGGTACCCTGGCAGCTGGAGTCCTCCGAGCGGCGGCGCAAGCCGGTCGAGTGGAGCGCCCCCGGGCAGATCCGCCGGGGGAGCCCGAACCGCCTGCAGAACCGGGACGCGCACCGCGCCGGCCGCGGCGTGGGCCAGGACTCCGGCCAGAGCACCAGTCAGAGCACCAGCCAGAGCAGCAAGGACAGCAACGAGTGA
- a CDS encoding isochorismatase family protein: MSRALIVIDVQDSFRVRPDWEHTNNPGITDKVNRLVRLARDAGDTVVWVLHSEPGSGDVFDPALGHVRLMAGLEQHEDDLVVLKTSHNAFTTTNLQQELTLRGVRELTTCGIRTEQCVETTTRVASDLGYQVTFVSDATGTHPITRDGVTLPAEEIVRRTEFVLADRFATVTTVDALEQRAREEAR; the protein is encoded by the coding sequence ATGAGTCGAGCACTGATTGTCATCGATGTCCAGGATTCCTTCCGCGTGCGTCCGGACTGGGAGCACACCAACAACCCGGGGATCACCGACAAGGTCAACCGCCTGGTCCGGCTCGCCCGCGACGCCGGGGACACGGTGGTCTGGGTGCTGCACTCCGAGCCCGGCAGCGGCGACGTCTTCGACCCGGCCCTGGGCCACGTCCGGCTGATGGCCGGGCTGGAGCAGCACGAGGACGACCTGGTCGTCCTGAAGACCAGCCACAACGCCTTCACCACCACCAACCTGCAGCAGGAGCTGACCCTGCGCGGCGTGCGGGAGCTGACCACCTGCGGCATCCGGACCGAGCAGTGCGTCGAGACCACCACCCGGGTCGCCTCGGACCTCGGCTACCAGGTCACCTTCGTCAGCGACGCCACCGGTACCCACCCGATCACCCGCGACGGCGTCACGCTCCCGGCGGAGGAGATCGTGCGCCGCACCGAGTTCGTCCTGGCCGACCGCTTCGCCACCGTCACCACCGTCGACGCACTGGAACAGCGCGCCCGTGAGGAGGCACGATGA
- a CDS encoding DUF6099 family protein has protein sequence MDAQRLITSTRHALAQARSVPPALAEAWQACAVVEAVASLAAVRLAQQAEPSRYGSGVVEIAGALVEAAGHAAACVGRPPDDGGGAARARRLTAIRDVEGTVRDLRTLIHETAEALIVLACGAGEQELYWRCIDSVDAVSECQDLAADLLRAVTAARPPADPGADTGDAPADAVADAAADAAADPAGTGLGGGS, from the coding sequence ATGGACGCACAACGACTGATCACATCCACCCGGCACGCCCTCGCCCAGGCGCGGTCGGTGCCCCCGGCGCTGGCCGAGGCATGGCAGGCGTGCGCGGTGGTGGAGGCGGTGGCCTCGCTGGCGGCGGTCCGGCTGGCCCAGCAGGCCGAGCCGAGCCGCTACGGCAGCGGCGTGGTCGAGATCGCCGGGGCCCTGGTCGAGGCGGCCGGGCACGCCGCCGCCTGCGTCGGCCGACCACCGGACGACGGCGGCGGGGCGGCCCGGGCCCGGCGGCTCACCGCGATCCGGGACGTCGAGGGCACCGTCCGCGATCTGCGGACGCTGATCCACGAGACGGCGGAGGCGCTGATCGTGCTCGCCTGCGGGGCCGGTGAGCAGGAGCTGTACTGGCGCTGCATCGACTCCGTCGACGCGGTGTCCGAGTGCCAGGACCTGGCCGCCGACCTGCTGCGGGCGGTCACCGCGGCCCGCCCGCCCGCCGACCCCGGCGCGGACACGGGGGACGCACCTGCGGATGCTGTTGCCGACGCCGCTGCGGACGCCGCTGCCGATCCCGCCGGTACCGGCCTCGGCGGCGGGTCATGA
- a CDS encoding GlxA family transcriptional regulator — translation MSRILFLLLPGVHLLDLAGPAQVFSTAADFGLGYTLQYVAEQPLVTSAQGLPLQAGTDWPQLAPDDLVLVPGCRAPTLARGPQPGDWAARRLRDHHDRGGTVASVCAGAETLGAAGLLDGRRCTTHHDLQEELAARYPRAAVVRDVLFTVDDRVVTSAGIASGIDLALHLVSARHGPAAAARVARDMVVYARRNGHEQQDSAMFRHRAHLDDTVHRAQDAIDAGFTERLPLSGLAASLGVSERTLTRLFGRATGLTPLRYQQTLRLERAEHLIAHGSTVEAAARAVGFEDPRMLRRLRSRSGPAVGQ, via the coding sequence ATGAGCCGCATCCTGTTCCTGCTGCTGCCCGGCGTGCACCTGCTGGACCTCGCCGGGCCCGCACAGGTCTTCTCCACCGCCGCCGACTTCGGCCTCGGCTACACCCTCCAGTACGTCGCCGAGCAGCCGCTGGTCACCAGCGCCCAAGGGCTGCCGCTGCAGGCCGGGACCGACTGGCCGCAGCTGGCCCCGGACGACCTGGTGCTGGTGCCGGGCTGCCGCGCGCCCACCCTGGCGCGCGGCCCGCAGCCCGGGGACTGGGCGGCCCGCCGACTGCGGGACCACCACGACCGGGGCGGCACCGTCGCCAGCGTCTGCGCCGGGGCCGAGACGCTGGGCGCCGCCGGGCTGCTCGACGGCCGCCGCTGCACCACCCACCACGACCTGCAGGAGGAGCTGGCCGCCCGCTACCCCCGAGCCGCGGTCGTCCGCGACGTGCTGTTCACCGTGGACGACCGGGTCGTCACCTCGGCCGGGATCGCCAGCGGCATCGACCTGGCGCTGCACCTGGTCTCGGCCCGCCACGGCCCGGCCGCGGCGGCCCGGGTCGCCCGGGACATGGTCGTCTACGCCCGGCGCAACGGCCACGAGCAGCAGGACAGCGCCATGTTCCGGCACCGCGCCCACCTGGACGACACCGTCCATCGGGCGCAGGACGCCATCGACGCCGGATTCACCGAGCGGCTCCCGCTGTCCGGCCTGGCCGCCTCGCTCGGCGTCAGCGAACGCACCCTGACCCGGCTCTTCGGCCGGGCCACTGGCCTCACCCCGCTGCGCTACCAGCAGACCCTGCGGCTGGAACGCGCCGAACACCTCATCGCCCACGGCTCCACCGTCGAGGCCGCCGCCAGGGCCGTGGGCTTCGAGGATCCCCGGATGCTGCGCCGACTGCGCAGCCGGTCCGGCCCGGCGGTCGGTCAGTAG